The segment cgaGACATATAcatatgatttcattttttcacAATAATCATTTCAATTGTTTTATTTCTTACAAGTAGTAGTTTTGAATCGATTTgggaaaattttgtaaataagacCTAAGAGCATCTTTAACGGGGGATTTTAAGTGGGGTTTTAAAGTTAATTGGGtatttaattaaatgaaaactaaataaaagGGGAGTTATCGATCCTTAAGAAAGGATTTTTGTGATCGATAACTAAAGGGGTTTTTCCTCCACGTGTCAGCTAACGAAAGGCAAagcatatatttttctatttttcttttctctttttcttttctttggttTCTCTCGGCTTCTCCGCCGCTTCCCTCGTTGTCTCCGCAAGACGCAAGACGACGATGGCTGTCGTTCTCTCCTACGCACCTCCAAGGTTGAAACAAACGTATTGTTTGTTCAATTGGCTTTCCTTTGCACCTCCAAGCTCTCCTTCGCACCTCCAAAGTTGAAACAAAGGTATTGTTTGATCCAATCTTATCTCCTTTCTATATGAACTGTGATTGTACTTTTGTTTCATTCGATAGAATAAGCCTCTGTTGTTATAAATGGTTTTGATTGTTATTTAGTACTGATGACAACAAAAGGCTCAAGCTTTTGAGTTCTTGGCTTATTCCATTTTAACCCACCTTCATAAGTTTTTGTAAATTAGGTTGAGAAAGTAATTGAAGCTGAGAAGGAAGGAGCAAGAGACTTAATCCGGGAACATGGAAAGGAGAAGGCTTTCTCGGCTTTGAGGAAGAAACAGACGCAAGAAGAGTTGTTGAAGCAAGTAGATCTGCAAGTCTTGTCTTCATGCTTGAGGGTGCTGTGGCACAGGCTAAGACATCAAACTCTCCTCCGTCATCCTCACcgcctctcttctctcttcctcAGCCGACCGTATCTCTGGTACGTACTGGAAAACTAGTTCTCTCCCTTATACAGGTCTCTAACACATCATCATCTGTCATGCAGGTGCTACCGTTGGTATCATGTGCCATACTGGACATAGGAGTAGATCCAAAGTGATCAAAGCTGTCACAATTCAACATCGATCTTCCTTCTCACCTACACGCAATTCCTGACCTAGAGAAGGCTTGTTCCATCAAACCCCTCTCTGTTCCTAAACCATGCCGATGCTCTCACAAGATTTACAAAGGTATCAAACTCGTTTCATCCTCACACGGCTTGCGCTTCTACACAGCAGGCAACATCACCTTACACTGAGTACCATGTAAATAGACAtgccttttatttttttcttctatatggTTCCTTCTGAAGCCTGTCATACAAAAACCCTGAAACCATATCTTCTTCTTTAGCATCATGATCAGATAATCCGTTTGCTGAAATCtttgagttctcttttccatcAGTCTCTGCAGCACTGTTGATCGGCTGATTCATAGCATGGATTCTTCCTGTAACTGAGCGTCGTGGCTGAGAACTAGACCTTTTCTTTGATCCTCCACCGCCACTCGTCAAGAATCCTAAAATCTTGCCAGTTTTTACAGTCTTTGTAGTCGTTTGACAGATAGAAAACGTGTTTGTACCCTTCAAGCCATCTTCTATTGTTTTCAGCCTCAGCTTCCACCTCTcctgtattatatatatatatatatatatatattacttggAGGCATCAGAAACTCCAATTGCTTGCAACACAAGCttaacaacacaatttaattttttttaagaaccccTAATTAAGAAACTACCACTGGAGCACACATTTTAAAAGTTTCTTAACTACAGTTCTTAAGTACAATTaaagtttatttaattaattaaaaaatcattaagaAACCCATATGGGGTTATAGGGTTAAAGATGGTCTAAGACCTTATCTCTTTCTCTCCCTGATCTAAAAACAAATCAAAGCAGTAACCAGTTTGCTTCGGTGACCGGAAATCTCTAGCCGGTGCCGGAGGCTCTCCTTTCCTCTcttcctcttttctttttttagctCCTTCTTCTCTGACCTTGGGCCTCCGATATGCACGACGCTCTGGGGTGATTGTTTTCTGAGCTCTTCGCGTGAAGGTTTGTAAAGCTGCAGATACGTTTAGTCGTCTATGGCTATGTTGTATTGTTGCTGAGCATCCTCCATTCCTTCATTTGCCCTCTACCCGAGCTTTGTTGTCAACTCTCTCTTTGGAAAGCGACGACTTTCTCAGAGATTGTTTGGTTCATGGTCTTCATTCTCTGGAGCTTTCTCTGTTTAGCCATCAAAGTAGTTTTTCACAGTCACATCTTGGACCCTTCTTCGGTTCTCGAATTCTGGGCAATTGGCGTCGGAAGCAAGTGGTCGGGTTGTCTCTGATTGCAGTGTGTCCGCCGGTGGCTCCAATTGTTCGGGTAACTCATGCCAGCTCCATTGTTTTGCACTTGTTAAATGGTGGTGGGGTTGCATGTTTCCTTCTTTGTGCAGGTTCGAATCTCAATAGGCTTCAATGCACCTGGTACCTCAGGTCCGTCTTTCTTTGTGCATAATTGTCAGTGGCACTTCAAGTGTTAATGTGAGTGAGGATGCTCCAGCTCCTCCCTGGATTAACAGCAACCAGATAGCTTTTAGGATGTAAGACCCGGAGTTGCTACCGTGACTTGTCTGTGCAGTCAAACCATTCTCTAGCTGATCAGTTGTATGTCGTACCTATTTTATTCGATTTGCATATCTTGTGTGTCACTGTTATCCCCGTCTCGGGTAGAATCAATTCGGAGTCTTGTGTTCATTTTCCCTTTTGCATTCCAGTTACTTTGcttctttgtttcttcttccttgGTTCATCTTTGTAAACTctgttttttcattttatttcaaTATGAAAGCCAGTAAAAAAAAGTAGTTTTGAATCGATTTAGGTCATATTATCCCTTTATAACACAAAAAGATTAACTACAACACTCCACTATAGTAATTAAGCCTTTTAGTATTTATCTGAAATTCAAAGAAACGAACcgaataaaaattagttttgaactcataagagcatgattattggGTGAAACCCATTTCgggtttctaattttttttttgttttatctgatttaaaaaaatataaaacggAACCAATCGTGGCCCGCCACGTGTCGTGGAGCCTGCAAAATAGTGTAACAAACTAGTCAAGAGCGATCCGTAATTGGCAACTTTGGTGaccgatttaaaaaaaaaaacatgggaCCCACACCCTTATTTCATGCAGAAACCCATTTTGGTTAAAGGTGCTCTAagaattcaaataatttttgttttcctaTTATCCAAAACGCTGAAACTAAATTAAACCCAAACCATCGAATGAGTATCCCagaatatttgaaatataatttatatatagttaataGATAAATACCATAGGATAacattttgattgatttaataattcatatagtatttataaatccaagtaaaatatgcaaATCGGGAGGTTTTCTctcggatttgagtctttgtatttttagctagaaaatccaaacaaatccattataaaatcaaatatattcgtaaatccgtacgattgaataacacttgatttgatataaaatttataaatcgttaaaccaataacacctaattttaatacatatttgaaaatcacaaaaccaataacactagatttagttcggatttttcaatccattaaaatacaacaaccaataacccTCCTACTTAGAATTAAGGGATGATGATTTAagattaagttttaaaatttttataaaattaaaaacaaatattaaaattttgaaaataaaaatttgaaaaataatttcaaaaagtatttcgaattacaaaaagaaaatttcaaaaaagaaataaaataaaaatttcaaaaaaaaagaaatttataaaaaaacgaatttgaaaacatatatgtgaaactataaaaaagttatttttaatttaatcttttacttatttgtatttatatatctaggatATAAAGgttttttacctattaaatgaatcattttggtcattttcctccttatggtctatttttgtaataaaaacttgaaaatggtCTATTTAGGGGAATTGCTCTAGttaatatattcaattttaaaataattacatatctaatttaaattataaagtGGAAATTATATCTGCTGatatataatatgataaaatatttgaattactTGAAACTGAACCATGTGAAattattcaaattatataatattttaatctgATCCATGTTAttatctaatattttatttaaaaacttgTATCATCcgatattttcatttaattgaTTTAAGATCATCTAAAATTATCTGAAAACCATAAGTATATCGGACCTTAacatgatttgatttttttttaaatgttagcCAGTTTTCAATACTTTTTTTCagaattaaatcaaaattagaAAGAATCGAACCAAAACGGAAACTTGCTTTTTTTTTGAGGAAAACCAAAACCGaaactaattttgaaaaatacctGACTGGTTCATATATCAAACCAGCTTGCTAAGTCCAAAGGAACCAAAAACCACctaagttcatattaatacctAATAGTAATAGATTTTAAATCAATTGTGAAGAAGCCCCAAAAAAAATTGAGTGGATCCGAAACAAACCAGCTTGCTAAGGGCATTTCACAtggttttcgaaaaaaaaaatattaaaataagtaaaagagGTGAACCTGTCTTTTGCAAGTTCACTGCACTGAACCCGGGTCAACACTGTAGCACAGGTTCCACGGCGCGTGGCGGCCCACGATTGGtccgattaattttttttttttttttaacaaaattcaaacagaaaaaaaaaataataaaaaatgctTTGTGAACCCTCCCATGGGGTTCACTGATGTACATGGCCTAAGTCCAAAGGTTATCTCATCTTTCATAAACCCTCCTAGGCTATACTCTACTGCATACGCCTTCTCTGCTTTTTGTCTCACGCTTCACCTCTATCCATATTCCCAATGGAGCAATCTCTCCGCCACTCTCTCTCCGAGAAATCCTCCTCCGTCGAATCCCAGGGTAACGCCGTACGCGCTCTCAAGGCCTCCCGCGCAGCGAAGCCTGAGATCGACGCCGCAATCGACCTCCTCAACAAACTCAAGCTCGAGAAATCCACCGTCGAGAAGCAGCTCCAATCAATCATCACAAGCTCCGGAAACGGCTCCCTCAACCGCGAGGCTTTCCGACAAGCCGTCGTCAACACGCTAGAGCGTCGCTTGTTCTACATTCCTTCCTTCAAGATCTACCGTGGCGTTGCTGGGCTGTTCGATTACGGCCCTCCTGGCTGCGCCGTCAAATCCAATGTCCTCAGCTTCTGGCGTCAGGTAAAGACTCTCAAATCCGCATTTATCAAACCGGTCGGTTTAGGAATACCGAACTAAAAAACGATTGAATTTTCAAATCTAACTGATCCGTTTTATGCGTACCGAATCGGTTATGTGTATCGAACCAAAACCGATTTAATTTTCAAATCTAACTGATCGGTTAATGCGAACTGAACCAAAAACGATTGAATTGTCAAATCTAACTGATCGGTTAAGGCGTACCGAACCAAAACCGATTTAATTTTCAAATCTAACTGATCGGTTAAtgtgaaccgaaccaaaacccgaTTGAGTATGTGATAGCTTTATTCTTATATGGATGTTgatcttgtttttgtttgtagCATTTCATTCTGGAGGAGAACATGCTTGAAGTAGATTGTCCATGCGTGACACCAGAGGTTGTACTCAAGGCATCTGGTCATGTGGATAAGTTCACTGATCTTATGGTCAAGGATGAGAAAACTGGAACTTGTTACCGTGCGGATCATTTGCTCAAGGACTATTGTACTGATAAGGTGGAGAAAGATCTCACCATCTCTGCTGACAAAGCTGCTGAATTTAAGGATGTTCTTGCTGTTATGGAAGATTATTCCCCTGAAGAGCTTGGTGCCAAGCTTAAAGAGTATGGGATCACTGCTCCCGACACCAAGAACCCTCTCTCTGATCCTTACCCGTTTAACTTGATGTTTCAGACATCCATCGGCCCATCTGGTTTGATTCCTGGGTGAGTGTTCCTCATTTTATGATTGTTCATGAACTTCCTTCTTTACTGAGTGGTGTTTTGTTTAACCAGTTCTGTTGTTGTGTCTCAGTTACATGCGTCCTGAAACGGCACAAGGCATATTTGTGAACTTTAAGGACTTGTATTATTACAATGGGAGAAAACTTCCCTTTGCTGCTGCTCAAATTGGTCAAGCCTTTAGAAATGAGGTGATTATTACTGCTTTGCTTGATATAATTGGATGTTTTGACCTCAATCTGGACTCTCTGTTTCTCAATGATGTATCGGTTTCAGTAAGTAGCATATTTTACTCGCAGATATCTCCTCGTCAAGGTCTTCTAAGAGTTCGTGAATTCACTCTGGCAGAAATTGAGCACTTTGTTGATCCTGAGAATAAGTCGCATCCTAAATTCCCTGATGTATCAAAGTTGGAGTTCCTCATGTTTCCAAGAGAAGAACAGATGTCCGGCCAATCTGCGAAGAAGCTTTGCATTGGCGAAGCTGTTGCTAAGGTTAGAATTTGTAATTCTATAATGCGCTCACACAGATCCCTGTTTTAAGAATTTCTCATTGATGTCTGAAACTGTATTTGAATAGGGAACTGTGAACAACGAAACTTTAGGTTATTTCATTGGGAGAGTTTATCTGTTCCTTACCCGCCTTGGCATAGACAAGGAACGTCTGCGTTTCCGCCAACATCTAGCAAATGAAATGGCCCACTATGCAGCAGACTGCTGGGATGCTGAAATTGAGAGCTCTTATGGATGGATTGAATGTGTTGGGATTGCAGATAGGTCTGCCTACGACCTACGTGCTCACTCGGTACCTCTAACTTCCTTTAGGATTGTCTCGTTTGTCAGCTATTTAAACTTACTAAGGTAGATTGTTATGTTGACACATTGCTGTATGTCAGGAAAAAAGTGGCGTTGCTCTTGTGGCTGAAGAGAAGTATGCAGAACCTAAAGAAGTAGAGGTATATATTTATTCGAGTCAACATTTCCCATCTCTCTGTTTCTATAACTTGGCTGCTAATATGTTTCTGTTTTCTTTCAGAAACTTGTGATTAATCCTGTGAAGAAAGAGCTGGGTCTTGCATTCAAAGGAAATCAAAAGAATGTAGTTGAATCTTTGGAGGTAGTATAAAAGTACTTCatcattttttctaaaaagcTTATTTGCCTCATGGTACTGGTTTTTATTGAAGAAACATGTTTCGTGAAATGTGTTGTAGGCGATGAATGAGAAAGAAGCTATGGAGATGAAAGCAAGCCTGGAATCAAAAGGGGAAGTGGAGTTCTACGTGTGTACCCTCGAGAAAAACGTGATCATCAAGAAGAACATGGTGTCAATctcaaaggagaagaagaaagagcaCCAGCGGGTGTTCACACCTTCAGTGATTGAACCATCTTTCGGGATTGGTCGGATCATATATTGTCTGTACGAGCATTGCTTCAGCACAAGGCCAAGCAAGGCAGGGGACGAGCAGTTGAACGTGTTCCGTTTCCCTCCTCTTGTGGCTCCCATCAAGTGCACGGTTTTCCCGCTTGTTCAGAACCAACAGTTCGAGGAAGCAACCAAAGTGATCTCTAAGGAACTCACTTCTGTTGGAATCTCCCATAAGATTGACATCACTGGTAAGTAAAAATCAGTTCTGAAAAAGATTGGAAGTTGTATAGAATCTCGAAACTAACTGAAGATATGTGTGGGTTGGATGTGAACAGGTACATCGATAGGGAAAAGATATGCGAGAACTGATGAGCTGGGAGTGCCATTTGCAATAACAGTGGACTCGGATACATCAGTGACGATCAGAGAAAGAGACAGCAAAGACCAAGTCAGAGTTAGCTTGGAGGAGGCAGCCTCTGTGGTGAGCTCAGTCGCGGAGGGGAAGATGACATGGCAAGACGTCTGGGCTAGGTTCCCTCACCACTCTTCTGCTACTGCAGACGAGTAGCTTTAGCTCCTCCCACCAAATGTTTCTtatagttttcttttgttttgtgaaaATCGTTTGTTGGATCTGCccattttgatgttttttttatacTGCCTCGGAATATATTTCGATACCAGATTTGTAGAAACATAAGTTACTTAACTGGTTAAACGTATCAAAGAGATGTGATAGTCTGAGCCCAGAGTACCCCATCATATTTAAAACCTCGACTCGTATACATCATTGTATTGAAGCAGGGAACATAGTGGAAGTTGATTGTCCATACAAAGGGAAAGTTCAATTTAAAGTGTGTACCCTCGGGAAAAACATGATCATCAAGGAAGAACATGGTGTCAATCTCAATGGAGAAGGTGAAAGAGGACCCAATGGGTTTTCACTCTGTCAGTAAGTGGACCATCGTTTAAAATTGGTCGAATCATATTTATATTGTCGGTCGTTGTAGCAAAATCAGAAGACGAACTTTTGAACGTTTTTCCTTAAACAATAAGTCAACAACGTTTGCTTTTCTAAGTGAACAACCAAAAATGGCAGAGACTTGATCTAAAGACAAATTAATCAAGAATTTTAAAACACAGTCACCTTCACGAAGCATAACTATTTTCTGAACTAATTAAAGTCCAAATAATTAGTAGGTTGTCTTGTCTGTgaaatatatacacatacatgtaTAGTAAATATATCTACCTATATAAATGTATTCATAAATGCATCATATACCCACCACATATATGACCCAAATAAGTATTTCgatatctctctctctgtctctttcaAGATTCGTGCTTCAAAAGCATTGAAGGAACAATGTCTTGAAGAAGACCATAGCCAACAACTTCTCGTAGATTACTAGAGTTAAGACGACTATGTTCGTACGGTACAGATCCCACCGACTGATAATTGACCGGAGGATGATTCATCATAAGAAACTCTTGATGGTGACGTGGGAAGCTACGGAGCAGACCATTTTCACGGTTACCTAATAGATGTTCCGCGACGACAGGACCTCTCAAACTCGATGGGATCGGATGATTGTGTTTGCCTTCGTAGGTTGTGATTACGATCGAGGGATCTTGAAACGATCTCTCTACGCGTTTCTTCACGTTACATATTTGCGTTGTGCACCTATAGTAACTCCTGAAAACGCATACATAACTCTTGcattcatattatttatatatacttcTATATAAATGAAcaagtaaaatatttaaattgggATGTAGTGAGGAAGTGAACCTTGGATAAGGGCTGTCCTTGACGGCTTTTTGTCCGTATTTTCTCCATCTATAACCATCTTCAAGATGATCAATGTCGCTTTTGGTCATAAAAGCAACCCTAGCTTCTCTTTCCTTCTTCTCTCCTTTTCCTTTACCTTGTTTTGTCCTAACCATACTCATCATCCACAAAGCATATTAGTCTCTAGGGTTTCAAAGGTTAAACaactataataatttttagcGTGTCTGacggattgtttttttttggacttATAATCCACCCTTAGTTCACATTTGATAGGTGaaatgaaagaagaaaaaagctcACAACTGCTTGGAGCTTTCACCAACACCACGTTGGTCTCCTTCATTATCCTCCATTGAGATCTTATCTCCGAGGCTTTCTTTAGGGTCGGCTTCATTGGAGGAAGAAGGGACTATTGGAGAATACGGATTGAGGTTTAAGTAAGGGTAATTCGCTATTTGTCCCATACTGGACGGTGAAATCGGTTGGAAAGGGGAACTATTATTGAAGACTTTTTCTAGTGAGTTATAATCCATTACTAATGAACTTTGTAAGCAATTGGTTAAGCTTGTGAAAGATGTTTCCTCGAAAGAAGTGTTCTTGTGATCAGCCATTAGTTGAAGACGAGGAGAAGGAAGAGGAAGGGGAAGAGGAAGAGAATTGGTTCTTTTAAGCTTAGTTGTTAGGCTTTATGTGGACTTTGGGCGATCAAGTCTTATAAATACGTACAAGTCCATTCAACCTTACTTTATTTGATTGGATATGTGGTCTTTAGTTTTGAATATTCAGTTAAGATCTTATTTAAATCTTTTTGGACAATATAGATACTTTCATTAACAAGGGGCCTGTAAATTATTGAGCTTCCATACAGATATAGTGTATGGAATATACTGTCTAAGCCTAAGCTAAGCTAacgtttctattttttatatacaaaattacaCTGTAATCTTCACTCGTGTGCAGTTGGGGTTACGTGGTATAATACCACATGAAATCTAATTAATTATGTATCTTAAACCGCTTTAAAGGCGACAACCTTTAAATTTCCGATTCAGAATTCCTAGTTAAAATCTAGTTTCATGGACACATACCAGTCGACCATTTTGCCGTTTAGAATATTTAGCAGTCAAGCTACCTTGCATTCTGTAAACGGCACCTTCCACGCCTCAAGACACCTTGGCCTTAGTTCACCCGAAAGCGCATTATTCTGTATCAACAAACAAGCTTTGGCTTCAATGTTTAAGCAAAACTTTATAGGCATTATCATCTTAACTAAGACCATGTTTCCTAATTTTCTTCTagttgtaaatgtttttttctggAAAGTGCTAATAGGTTTAAGTATTTTTTGaagtgtgtttaaaatgattttaCCAACTAATAACGTCCGTCCACATTTCTAAACATATGTTAACCGAATTACGAAGGTGTGTCTGATTTACTACCCTGCAACAATCGTTTTTTCccgaaaaaagaagaaaatttgCCAACCGAAATATTAAAAATGGTATGTAATTTGGAAATATAGTTTCTCTACAATGGGAAATCAAACAAGATTGAAAGAACACAAGAGGGAAAAGTTGAAAAGTTTAAAATGGTCATAATCTTTAAAGACTTTAACGAGTATAAATATTgctaaaatatatgtatttgtgAAAAAGAAAGGTTTGACAATTTCAACTTCAAATTAATTAGCTAGAAAGCTACTGAAACAAAAGTGGTTTATATCTCTAGTTCTATCTACCACACTATGCTTTGCACTTTTTTCTTCCAGTTTTGAACTTTATGAATtcacttataatttttttatataatggaTAGCATTTTGATTtactattttttaataaacataGAAGTTTAGGTACAATTATCGCACGCATCGTACATGTAAggataaaaataacaaaataatgatTTAGTTAACTTATTTACTTTTCGTGTAAACATACATTTTGGTTCAgactattaataatattttttcttggaTTATATTACATAATAAGTATGGCGGTTGGTGCTATACTGCTATGAATGTCATTGACTTCAAAAGTAGAAGTAAGATATAAAAAATCCCCGTTTGAAAAACATACGTACATCTTCGCAGATATGTCATACTAGTAATGATCATCACCGTATAGTGTTATGATGTTATCTATCAAATACATAGTTGAAGAGTCAAGACAACATCAATTCTCTATCTGTCTAACCAAACTAGACAGTCAGTGTCCTTAAGAGTTTATTCATCTACGTACATAAGTCCTGAAgaagaaaattgaaaaataaagataaaatggAGGTCAAACATATAAAGCAATGCAAACATTATGCATCTACTTCCATTATCTTTGCACTAGTCAAACGAGAACTTTCTTGGTGAGCGATACCGaattatatacattttatatgcATATACACAAACCATCAAgtgaataattaattaatagtcTCCGACTTACCTCTCTCCTGaactttttgtataaaaattttgtgtttattaATACAAGAAAAACCTCCATCAATTATCTTTAAAAgaggtttatatatatactcgtttgtgacaaaaaaaaatatatatatatactcgtTACTTTTTAGCTGCATTATTGGTGTGTGTTGATTCAAAGTCAACGGAAACCACTTGATTTGTGAACAGTCAACATCCTTGATCCTTCTACGCAATAGCCTCACTTCTTTAAAAAGGCTTCACTTTCTTTAGCTTTATATTTACCTCGATAAGATAAGCGTCTACATTGTACTcacagatttaaaaataatcttatcatatcatataaaaaatacaaaaaaatatacaaaacgttaaagaagatttttttaaattattatttgaacTTCCGGTCCGGACACATTAATATTATGGATTAGTCGAGTTTGTGTGTTTAGTAATACGTATGCACCTAAACTAACTATAATATTATGGTTGCATGTTTAATGACCATAACGATCAAAAGCatctaaaaacataaaagttgaaTAAGAGGCGTGGTGGAAAATGGCAATGTTCTTTGATTGTTAGAGACAGCGTCATTGAAGTCATGCATGTCACGTGTCTTCCTCGTTTCTTCTGGCTGTGATGACCCAAGCCCTATGTCATTTAACAAtttcttttaaattaaaaatttgcgTGCTTTTGCCTCGTAATAAAATTGTAGCGGTTCTTAAAGTTGGAAAAAATTCATAACTATatgtatatttgtttttgtaCATCTATTTTAAACCCTTAAATGTTGAACGTAAGAATAGGTCAACAACACTATATCTTAAAAATTAAGGAGCCAAAGTCagtgacaaacaaaaaaaaaaggagccAAAGTTTCATTTACTCACTTTTCGTTTCACCAGGAACCGAATGTAAAGTTATACAGACAAGAAAACAGTCCTGGT is part of the Brassica rapa cultivar Chiifu-401-42 chromosome A09, CAAS_Brap_v3.01, whole genome shotgun sequence genome and harbors:
- the LOC103840454 gene encoding glycine--tRNA ligase, mitochondrial 1, coding for MEQSLRHSLSEKSSSVESQGNAVRALKASRAAKPEIDAAIDLLNKLKLEKSTVEKQLQSIITSSGNGSLNREAFRQAVVNTLERRLFYIPSFKIYRGVAGLFDYGPPGCAVKSNVLSFWRQHFILEENMLEVDCPCVTPEVVLKASGHVDKFTDLMVKDEKTGTCYRADHLLKDYCTDKVEKDLTISADKAAEFKDVLAVMEDYSPEELGAKLKEYGITAPDTKNPLSDPYPFNLMFQTSIGPSGLIPGYMRPETAQGIFVNFKDLYYYNGRKLPFAAAQIGQAFRNEISPRQGLLRVREFTLAEIEHFVDPENKSHPKFPDVSKLEFLMFPREEQMSGQSAKKLCIGEAVAKGTVNNETLGYFIGRVYLFLTRLGIDKERLRFRQHLANEMAHYAADCWDAEIESSYGWIECVGIADRSAYDLRAHSEKSGVALVAEEKYAEPKEVEKLVINPVKKELGLAFKGNQKNVVESLEAMNEKEAMEMKASLESKGEVEFYVCTLEKNVIIKKNMVSISKEKKKEHQRVFTPSVIEPSFGIGRIIYCLYEHCFSTRPSKAGDEQLNVFRFPPLVAPIKCTVFPLVQNQQFEEATKVISKELTSVGISHKIDITGTSIGKRYARTDELGVPFAITVDSDTSVTIRERDSKDQVRVSLEEAASVVSSVAEGKMTWQDVWARFPHHSSATADE
- the LOC103840455 gene encoding WRKY transcription factor 71, translated to MADHKNTSFEETSFTSLTNCLQSSLVMDYNSLEKVFNNSSPFQPISPSSMGQIANYPYLNLNPYSPIVPSSSNEADPKESLGDKISMEDNEGDQRGVGESSKQLTKQGKGKGEKKEREARVAFMTKSDIDHLEDGYRWRKYGQKAVKDSPYPRSYYRCTTQICNVKKRVERSFQDPSIVITTYEGKHNHPIPSSLRGPVVAEHLLGNRENGLLRSFPRHHQEFLMMNHPPVNYQSVGSVPYEHSRLNSSNLREVVGYGLLQDIVPSMLLKHES